One genomic segment of Effusibacillus lacus includes these proteins:
- the lgt gene encoding prolipoprotein diacylglyceryl transferase: MIDPVAVTIGPLKIHWYGIIMTSAFVFGVLLAQFHARKFGIDPEHILNMAMYIIPLAIIGARAYYVIFEWDNYKDNIWEAFAIWHGGLAIHGGLIGGTLGGIWYVSRHKMPVLLFGDLIMPSVILGQAIGRWGNFINQEAHGGEVPEEFMNMFPNFIKEQMFINGAYYEPTFLYESLWNLLVFGILMLLLHKFKKFDGQVMFSYLILYSVGRYFIEGLRTDSLMLGPLRVAQLVSLILILAGIALLYWAWKRDAGRNDSQAQV, from the coding sequence ATGATCGATCCGGTCGCAGTTACGATAGGCCCGTTAAAGATCCATTGGTATGGGATCATTATGACGAGCGCTTTCGTATTCGGGGTTCTGCTGGCCCAATTTCATGCCAGAAAGTTCGGGATTGATCCGGAACATATTCTGAACATGGCCATGTATATAATTCCACTGGCCATAATTGGGGCCCGTGCATACTATGTGATATTCGAATGGGACAATTATAAGGACAACATATGGGAGGCATTCGCCATATGGCATGGCGGGCTTGCCATCCACGGAGGTCTGATTGGGGGAACCCTGGGCGGAATTTGGTATGTCAGCAGACACAAGATGCCCGTGTTGTTATTCGGTGATCTGATCATGCCAAGCGTGATTCTCGGACAGGCAATCGGACGATGGGGCAATTTCATCAATCAGGAAGCTCACGGGGGTGAAGTGCCCGAGGAATTTATGAACATGTTCCCGAATTTTATCAAGGAACAAATGTTTATCAACGGTGCGTACTATGAGCCGACGTTTCTGTACGAATCGTTATGGAACCTGCTGGTGTTTGGAATCCTGATGCTGCTCCTTCACAAGTTCAAGAAGTTTGACGGGCAGGTCATGTTCTCCTACCTGATCCTGTACTCGGTCGGACGGTACTTTATCGAGGGACTCAGAACCGACAGTCTGATGCTGGGACCGCTGCGTGTGGCGCAGCTGGTAAGCCTGATTCTGATCCTTGCAGGCATCGCGCTGCTCTATTGGGCATGGAAGAGAGATGCAGGAAGGAATGACTCGCAAGCGCAGGTTTAG
- a CDS encoding YfmQ family protein: MSFEMLNWTSHIIALVLVFLLCLPTFWMVKLLRPFEVHKKIDAAKVKTIRVFENNTEREATGLEKQQLVDWYNEASFIQKRAYENPRVGKEGIVLELDSGDEILIVPREEDFDITQRRSNQQVVTYWARHSELGSFLAKLEG, encoded by the coding sequence ATGTCTTTTGAGATGCTGAACTGGACCAGTCATATCATTGCATTGGTCCTGGTATTTCTGTTATGCTTGCCGACGTTTTGGATGGTCAAACTGCTTCGTCCGTTTGAAGTCCATAAAAAAATTGACGCTGCCAAAGTGAAAACCATTCGCGTATTTGAGAACAACACGGAACGGGAAGCCACCGGTCTTGAAAAACAGCAGTTGGTGGACTGGTACAACGAAGCCTCATTCATCCAAAAACGGGCATATGAAAATCCTCGCGTCGGCAAAGAAGGGATCGTACTGGAGTTGGATTCCGGCGATGAAATTTTGATCGTGCCAAGGGAAGAGGACTTCGACATCACGCAACGCCGGTCGAACCAGCAGGTCGTCACGTACTGGGCACGGCATTCCGAACTGGGGAGCTTCTTGGCAAAACTGGAAGGATAA
- the phnC gene encoding phosphonate ABC transporter ATP-binding protein, whose product MIDFRSVSKIYPNGTVGLKDINLTIGKGEFVVIVGLSGAGKSTLLRSINRLHDITEGEILIDGKSITKATGQELRRIRRDIGMIFQNFNLVKRSSVIRNVLSGRVGYHSTLRTLLGLWPKEDKELALKALERVNIKEKAYARADELSGGQQQRVSIARALAQEPKIILADEPVASLDPLTTKQVMDDLKRINQDLGITTVVNLHFIDLAREYATRIIGLRAGQVVFDGPVAEATDEQFADIYGRPIKKDELLGVEA is encoded by the coding sequence ATGATTGATTTCAGGAGCGTTTCGAAAATCTATCCAAACGGAACTGTAGGATTGAAGGATATTAACCTTACCATCGGCAAAGGGGAGTTTGTCGTTATCGTAGGACTTTCCGGGGCAGGAAAATCCACCTTGCTTCGTTCCATCAACCGTCTGCATGACATAACCGAAGGTGAGATTCTGATTGATGGCAAATCAATCACCAAAGCGACCGGACAAGAATTGCGAAGGATCCGACGGGATATCGGGATGATCTTCCAAAACTTCAATCTCGTCAAGCGTTCTTCCGTAATCCGGAACGTATTGTCGGGACGTGTGGGTTACCATTCCACCCTGCGCACGTTGTTGGGACTATGGCCGAAAGAGGATAAGGAACTGGCGCTGAAAGCGTTGGAACGGGTTAACATTAAGGAAAAAGCCTATGCCCGTGCCGACGAACTGTCCGGCGGACAACAGCAGCGCGTATCCATTGCGAGAGCCTTGGCACAAGAGCCGAAGATCATCCTGGCGGACGAGCCTGTTGCATCGCTTGACCCGCTGACGACCAAACAAGTCATGGACGATTTGAAGCGTATTAACCAGGATTTGGGCATCACCACGGTTGTCAACCTTCACTTTATTGATTTGGCAAGGGAATATGCGACCCGAATCATCGGCCTTCGGGCGGGACAGGTTGTATTTGACGGTCCCGTTGCGGAAGCGACCGATGAACAATTTGCTGATATTTATGGCCGCCCGATCAAAAAGGACGAGTTGTTAGGGGTGGAGGCGTAA
- a CDS encoding TerC family protein, with protein MELFSAAFFSALLAVIIINLVLSGDNAIVIGMAARNLPKEQQKKVILWGTLGAIVVRALATVAVVWLLLIPGLMLIGGLLLIWIAYKLLTDDNKHDVKAAHSVMAAVQTVIIADAVMGIDNVLAIAGAAHGSYLLVVLGLLFSVPIVIWGSTLFIKLLNRYPAIIYIGASVLAWTAAKMIAGEKLLKDYFANPFLEWGLVIGIVTGVLLAGKVKQSKQSKQKQVVSS; from the coding sequence ATGGAATTGTTTTCGGCCGCTTTCTTTTCGGCGCTCTTGGCTGTCATCATCATCAATCTGGTTCTTTCGGGTGACAATGCCATTGTAATTGGCATGGCTGCCCGGAATTTGCCAAAAGAGCAGCAAAAGAAAGTGATTTTGTGGGGGACCCTAGGTGCAATTGTGGTTCGTGCCCTGGCAACAGTCGCCGTGGTCTGGCTGTTGTTAATCCCGGGCCTGATGCTGATCGGAGGCCTGTTGCTGATATGGATTGCATACAAACTTCTGACGGACGACAATAAGCACGATGTGAAAGCCGCCCATTCCGTTATGGCAGCGGTTCAGACCGTCATCATTGCAGATGCGGTGATGGGAATCGACAATGTGTTAGCGATAGCTGGTGCGGCCCATGGAAGCTACCTGCTGGTGGTTTTGGGACTCTTGTTCAGTGTTCCCATAGTCATTTGGGGAAGTACACTGTTTATCAAGCTATTGAACCGTTACCCCGCCATTATTTATATTGGAGCCAGTGTGCTTGCCTGGACAGCCGCCAAGATGATTGCCGGTGAGAAGCTGCTTAAAGATTATTTTGCAAACCCCTTTTTGGAGTGGGGACTGGTAATTGGCATCGTTACAGGAGTGCTGCTGGCGGGCAAAGTCAAGCAATCCAAGCAATCCAAACAAAAACAGGTGGTCAGCAGTTAA
- the sufC gene encoding Fe-S cluster assembly ATPase SufC, with protein MADLVVKGLHVNVAGKEVLKGFDLTVKGGEVHAIMGPNGTGKTTLSMTLAGHPRYEVTNGQVTLGGKDLLEMEVDERAREGLFLAFQYPAEIPGVPVKNFLRQAYNAVKGTEMEVFEFYSIMQEKMQMMKMDMSFANRNLNEGFSGGEKKRHEILQMALLEPKIAILDETDSGLDIDALKIVADGVNKLRGPELGVLIITHYHRLLEYIKPDFVHVMMDGRIVRSGGPELALELEEKGYDWIRGQVSVGGEV; from the coding sequence ATGGCAGATTTGGTAGTCAAAGGCTTGCACGTGAACGTGGCAGGCAAGGAAGTATTAAAAGGATTCGACCTGACGGTGAAAGGCGGGGAAGTACACGCCATCATGGGACCTAACGGAACGGGCAAAACGACCCTTTCCATGACATTGGCAGGCCATCCCCGTTATGAAGTGACGAACGGCCAAGTGACCCTTGGCGGAAAAGACCTGCTGGAGATGGAAGTCGACGAGAGGGCGCGTGAAGGGTTGTTCCTCGCATTCCAATATCCTGCCGAGATTCCCGGAGTACCGGTGAAGAATTTCTTGCGGCAAGCCTACAATGCTGTCAAAGGTACTGAAATGGAAGTGTTCGAGTTCTACTCCATCATGCAGGAAAAGATGCAAATGATGAAGATGGATATGTCATTTGCGAACCGGAATCTCAATGAAGGATTCTCCGGCGGCGAGAAGAAGCGCCATGAAATTCTGCAGATGGCGCTGCTTGAACCAAAGATCGCCATTCTTGACGAGACCGACTCCGGTCTTGACATTGACGCTCTGAAAATTGTGGCAGACGGTGTCAACAAACTGCGCGGACCGGAATTGGGAGTGCTGATCATCACCCACTATCACCGTTTGCTTGAATACATCAAACCGGACTTCGTCCATGTAATGATGGACGGTCGTATCGTCCGTTCCGGCGGTCCCGAATTGGCCCTTGAGCTTGAAGAGAAAGGATACGACTGGATCAGAGGCCAAGTGTCCGTTGGCGGGGAGGTATAA
- the sufD gene encoding Fe-S cluster assembly protein SufD yields the protein MTKVISSEIEPAVRQLADRFQETGWAKELRLQALEAYDVLDLPKQDEGWRNLRLKEVPLDSLIPVGGKKETPEAVCSRIDSEAAGVIVHYNSDVTEIRLNPELEAKGVILTSLQNAIAEYPEKVEKYLGKLYTYKESKFAALHYALRTGGAFLYVPKNVVIDAPFQVFTYGDIPNVGIFNHTLIVAEAFSQITVLEYSGSDLQGGTNIHSGAVEIFPQDGAKITYISLQNFDLGTYSFHPRRALLGRDSEVKWVASEFGGKIARSENTSYVDGDGANSEAVVVFFGSNEQSLDVSASMIHQGRNTTSDIVAKGVMNDKAKTIWRGLGHILPGSKGSSTYQKENSLILSENAKGDAIPGLLIEETDVAGAGHAATVGRIDEAHLFYLQSRGIPLKQAQRMIVEGFFGSVTELIPLENVRAEVQSLVDRKLGW from the coding sequence ATGACGAAGGTCATCAGTTCTGAGATTGAGCCGGCTGTTCGCCAGTTGGCCGATCGTTTTCAGGAAACGGGTTGGGCCAAGGAACTTCGGTTGCAAGCACTGGAAGCTTACGATGTACTTGACCTTCCCAAACAGGACGAGGGATGGCGAAACCTTCGCCTGAAAGAGGTGCCGCTCGATTCTCTGATCCCGGTGGGCGGCAAGAAAGAAACACCGGAAGCGGTTTGCAGCCGGATTGATTCTGAAGCGGCCGGTGTAATTGTTCATTATAACAGTGATGTGACGGAGATCCGACTGAACCCGGAACTGGAAGCCAAAGGGGTCATTCTGACCAGCTTGCAGAATGCGATTGCTGAGTACCCGGAGAAAGTCGAGAAGTATCTCGGTAAACTTTACACCTATAAAGAAAGCAAATTTGCCGCACTGCATTACGCATTGCGGACCGGCGGGGCATTCCTCTATGTTCCGAAGAACGTAGTGATTGACGCTCCGTTCCAGGTATTTACCTACGGAGATATTCCGAATGTCGGGATTTTCAATCACACACTGATTGTTGCGGAAGCGTTCTCCCAAATAACCGTGCTGGAGTATTCCGGGTCTGATCTGCAGGGCGGAACCAATATCCATAGCGGTGCGGTTGAGATTTTCCCCCAGGACGGCGCAAAGATTACCTATATCTCACTGCAGAATTTCGATCTGGGAACTTACAGCTTCCATCCCCGTCGTGCCTTGCTGGGACGCGACTCGGAAGTGAAATGGGTTGCCAGTGAGTTTGGCGGAAAGATTGCCCGTTCCGAGAACACTTCCTATGTAGACGGAGACGGCGCCAATTCGGAAGCGGTGGTGGTGTTCTTTGGTTCCAACGAGCAGTCTCTTGACGTTTCCGCTTCGATGATTCACCAGGGGCGCAACACTACTTCTGATATTGTTGCAAAAGGTGTCATGAATGACAAAGCGAAGACGATCTGGCGGGGACTTGGCCACATTCTGCCGGGTTCGAAAGGATCTTCCACCTATCAGAAAGAGAACAGCCTGATTCTTTCGGAAAACGCAAAAGGAGATGCCATTCCAGGTCTCCTGATTGAGGAAACGGATGTGGCGGGAGCCGGCCACGCGGCAACGGTCGGTCGGATCGATGAAGCCCATCTGTTCTATCTCCAGAGTCGCGGAATCCCGTTGAAACAGGCGCAGAGAATGATTGTGGAAGGCTTTTTCGGCTCGGTCACGGAGCTGATTCCGCTTGAAAACGTACGTGCAGAGGTACAATCATTGGTTGATCGAAAGCTGGGGTGGTAA
- the sufU gene encoding Fe-S cluster assembly sulfur transfer protein SufU → MSLDSLYQDVILDHYKKPRNQGKIENYDVGMELANPTCGDVIGIHLKLDETGKVADAKFHGHGCSISQSSASMLTVKLKGKSIEEARQLIASFYDMMKGVEGNYKDLGELQALQGVSKYPVRIKCATLAWKALEQGLDKKEGIQNG, encoded by the coding sequence ATGTCACTCGATAGCCTCTACCAGGATGTGATCCTGGATCATTACAAGAAGCCCCGCAATCAGGGGAAAATTGAAAATTACGACGTAGGTATGGAGTTGGCCAATCCGACTTGCGGAGATGTGATTGGGATCCATCTGAAACTGGATGAGACGGGGAAAGTGGCGGATGCGAAGTTTCACGGACACGGTTGCTCCATCAGCCAATCCAGTGCTTCAATGCTGACCGTGAAATTGAAGGGAAAGTCAATTGAGGAAGCTCGCCAGCTGATCGCAAGTTTCTACGACATGATGAAGGGCGTTGAGGGAAACTACAAAGACCTCGGCGAATTGCAAGCCCTGCAGGGAGTTTCAAAATATCCGGTGCGTATCAAATGCGCCACACTGGCTTGGAAAGCGCTGGAACAAGGCTTGGATAAAAAGGAGGGAATCCAAAATGGCTAA
- a CDS encoding RrF2 family transcriptional regulator, with amino-acid sequence MDGLKLSARGHYGLIAMAYLAQRETDGPIPIRTIATAEQIPDQFLEQILFAMRKAGLVTAVRGPRGGYTLSRPSDQITAGEVIKALEGPIAPVDCLHAEVDDECCNKSETCTTKFVWEKLRDTMVSVLDNITLREIVERGNPLIQLESK; translated from the coding sequence GTGGATGGGTTGAAACTGTCTGCCCGTGGCCATTACGGACTGATTGCCATGGCATATCTTGCCCAGCGGGAGACTGATGGTCCGATACCGATCAGGACAATTGCGACCGCGGAACAGATTCCGGATCAGTTTCTGGAACAGATTCTGTTCGCCATGCGGAAAGCTGGCCTTGTGACTGCGGTTCGCGGTCCTCGGGGCGGGTACACGTTGTCACGTCCATCCGATCAGATAACGGCAGGAGAGGTTATCAAGGCATTGGAAGGGCCGATTGCTCCTGTTGATTGTCTGCATGCCGAAGTAGATGATGAATGCTGCAACAAATCGGAAACTTGCACAACCAAGTTTGTTTGGGAGAAATTGCGTGATACAATGGTTTCCGTGCTTGACAACATTACGCTTCGGGAAATTGTGGAACGGGGGAATCCCCTGATCCAATTGGAAAGCAAATAG
- a CDS encoding VOC family protein produces the protein MAGLFTRIDTVILRVKNIKKARKWYEEVLELTPTFVGDDDYPIVIYKVGGETPLTLYQLGYDEVLPAKRFSTTYPIFFVENIEEAHSKLHGRGVDVEAIQDDGTVQYFVFRDPDGNRMEACHWE, from the coding sequence ATGGCAGGCCTCTTTACCAGAATCGACACAGTGATTCTCAGGGTGAAAAATATCAAGAAAGCGCGCAAGTGGTACGAGGAAGTGCTGGAGTTGACCCCGACCTTTGTCGGAGATGATGACTACCCGATTGTGATTTATAAGGTCGGCGGGGAGACACCACTGACTCTTTATCAGCTTGGATATGATGAAGTGCTGCCGGCCAAACGATTCTCCACTACCTACCCAATTTTTTTCGTTGAGAACATTGAAGAGGCACACTCCAAACTTCATGGCAGGGGCGTAGATGTGGAAGCGATTCAGGATGACGGGACTGTCCAGTATTTCGTCTTCCGGGATCCGGACGGAAACCGGATGGAAGCTTGCCATTGGGAATAA
- the sufB gene encoding Fe-S cluster assembly protein SufB — MAKTREEITEKNAAVDIVQDYKYGFSDPENYVFKSEKGLNREIVKKISEMKNEPGWMTDFRLKSYDIFSKMPMPWWTKDLDDLDFDDIHYYVRPTDKAVQSWEDVPDTVKQTFDKLGIPEAERNFLAGVTAQYESEVVYHSMRKDLEDLGVIFTDMDTAVREHPEIVRKYFSTVIPPSDNKFAALNSAVWSGGSFIWVPKGVHVEIPLQAYFRINTKNAGQFERTLIIGEEGSFVHYVEGCSAPKYSSDSLHSAVVEIVCLAGSRVRYTTIQNWSPNVYNLVTKRAVAHENAVMEWIDGNIGSKLTMKYPAVILKGEGARAEITSIAFAGKDQHQDAGTKVFHLAPNTSSTIVSKSISKGGGKTTYRGWVKVADNAQGSKVNVKCDALMFDDGSVSDTIPFMEINENNVSIEHEATVSKVSEDMLFYLMSRGLSEDQATSLIVSGFIEPFSKELPMEYAVELNRLIELEMEGSVG; from the coding sequence ATGGCTAAAACGCGAGAGGAAATTACCGAGAAGAATGCAGCGGTGGATATTGTCCAGGACTATAAATACGGCTTCTCAGACCCGGAAAATTATGTATTCAAGTCGGAGAAAGGGTTGAACCGTGAGATTGTCAAAAAGATCTCGGAAATGAAGAACGAGCCGGGCTGGATGACCGATTTCCGTCTCAAGAGCTACGACATCTTCTCCAAGATGCCGATGCCCTGGTGGACGAAGGATCTGGATGATCTGGATTTCGACGATATTCATTACTACGTTCGCCCGACTGACAAAGCGGTTCAAAGCTGGGAAGACGTCCCCGACACCGTAAAGCAGACCTTTGACAAACTGGGGATTCCGGAAGCGGAACGCAACTTCCTGGCAGGGGTTACCGCCCAGTACGAATCGGAAGTTGTGTACCACAGCATGCGCAAGGATTTGGAAGATCTGGGCGTGATCTTTACCGATATGGATACTGCGGTTCGCGAACATCCGGAGATTGTAAGGAAATATTTCAGCACGGTCATCCCGCCCTCAGACAACAAATTTGCGGCGTTGAACTCCGCAGTTTGGTCCGGCGGTTCCTTTATCTGGGTTCCAAAAGGCGTGCACGTGGAAATTCCGCTCCAAGCATACTTCCGAATCAATACAAAGAACGCAGGCCAATTTGAGCGGACGTTGATCATCGGGGAAGAAGGCTCTTTCGTCCATTATGTGGAGGGATGCTCCGCGCCGAAATATTCCAGCGATTCGCTGCACTCGGCGGTTGTGGAAATCGTTTGCCTGGCCGGATCCCGAGTCCGTTACACCACGATCCAGAACTGGTCGCCCAACGTATACAACCTGGTGACCAAGCGTGCCGTTGCTCATGAGAATGCGGTAATGGAGTGGATTGACGGCAACATCGGTTCCAAGTTGACGATGAAATATCCTGCTGTAATCCTGAAAGGGGAAGGCGCCCGCGCGGAAATCACATCCATTGCCTTTGCCGGTAAGGATCAGCATCAGGATGCCGGAACGAAGGTTTTCCACCTGGCACCCAATACTTCCAGCACCATTGTTTCCAAATCCATCTCCAAAGGCGGCGGGAAAACTACGTACCGCGGTTGGGTGAAGGTGGCGGACAACGCACAAGGCTCCAAAGTGAATGTCAAATGCGACGCGTTAATGTTTGATGACGGTTCGGTCTCTGACACGATTCCGTTTATGGAAATTAATGAAAACAACGTTTCCATTGAACATGAAGCTACTGTTTCGAAAGTATCGGAAGATATGCTGTTCTACCTGATGAGCCGTGGACTGTCGGAAGATCAGGCAACCAGCCTGATCGTATCCGGTTTCATTGAGCCATTCTCGAAAGAACTGCCTATGGAATATGCGGTGGAACTGAATCGTCTGATCGAGCTTGAGATGGAAGGTTCGGTGGGCTAA
- a CDS encoding manganese efflux pump MntP, with amino-acid sequence MFMIMLAVIVSLGIDNLVVSTAIGLSGARNKFRTALAFSLFEAIMPLFGFFLGSSLGNLFEEWAFYAGVVLLFGIGVYFLLEDEAEDERLVHRLAGALRGTTLLITGILISLDEMFVGSSYGLIGLPVLETSMILGVQAFFFTWLGISFAQKIQPLLGKKAEKVPGLILIVLAAGLLIDRFV; translated from the coding sequence ATGTTCATGATCATGCTGGCTGTGATTGTTTCGCTTGGGATTGACAACTTGGTGGTTTCCACCGCCATAGGACTCTCGGGTGCCCGCAACAAGTTTCGCACCGCTCTTGCCTTCTCGCTGTTTGAAGCGATTATGCCTTTATTTGGGTTCTTCCTCGGATCTTCGCTGGGGAATCTATTTGAGGAGTGGGCTTTTTACGCCGGTGTGGTTCTGCTCTTTGGAATCGGCGTCTATTTCCTGTTGGAAGACGAAGCAGAGGACGAGAGGTTGGTGCACAGGCTGGCTGGTGCCTTACGAGGTACCACTTTGCTCATTACAGGAATCCTGATCAGTCTGGATGAAATGTTCGTCGGATCTTCCTATGGGTTGATTGGTCTTCCCGTTCTTGAAACATCCATGATCCTGGGGGTTCAGGCGTTCTTCTTTACATGGCTGGGCATTTCATTCGCCCAAAAGATTCAACCCCTGCTTGGGAAGAAAGCGGAGAAAGTTCCCGGACTGATTCTGATTGTTCTGGCCGCAGGGTTGCTGATTGACCGATTTGTTTGA
- a CDS encoding cysteine desulfurase, with the protein MDVKQIKQDFPVLQQKVNGKPIAYLDSAASAQIPRQVVEAMSQYYATSHANVHRGVHTLGERATSAYEEAREKVARFVNAPVPQNIVFTRGTTEAINLVAYAYGLHNLKEGDGIVVTLLEHHSNLVPWQQIAKLTKAKLYMVELTAEGHLDREQYRSFLKQGNIKIVAVSYASNVLGTIVPVKDLIAEAHAVGAVVIVDAAQSAPHLRIDVQDLDADFLAVSGHKMLGPTGIGFLYGKGKLLDVMEPFQLGGSMIGLVDYYESNWAEVPARFEAGTPNIVGAVGLAAAIGYLTDLGMDNVRKHEEDLLAYAWDRLDQVEGIQMYGPREPRTGLIAFNIDDTHPHDVSTVLDAEGVAVRAGHHCAQPLHKWLRVAATNRASFYIYNDEQDIDRLVTSLQKVKELFGYVTR; encoded by the coding sequence TTGGATGTCAAACAGATTAAGCAGGATTTCCCGGTATTACAACAGAAAGTAAACGGAAAACCGATTGCCTATCTGGATTCTGCAGCAAGTGCGCAAATCCCGCGACAGGTTGTGGAAGCCATGTCTCAATATTATGCAACCAGCCATGCAAATGTTCACCGTGGTGTACACACCCTGGGGGAAAGAGCGACTTCAGCTTATGAAGAAGCGCGGGAGAAAGTTGCGCGATTTGTAAACGCTCCTGTTCCGCAGAACATTGTGTTTACACGGGGCACCACGGAAGCGATCAACCTGGTGGCGTACGCATACGGATTACACAATCTAAAGGAAGGCGACGGCATTGTTGTTACCCTGCTCGAGCACCACTCCAACCTGGTTCCCTGGCAGCAAATTGCCAAACTGACCAAAGCAAAGCTGTACATGGTGGAGTTGACTGCAGAAGGCCATCTTGACAGGGAGCAGTACCGTTCTTTCCTGAAACAGGGGAACATCAAGATTGTGGCTGTATCCTATGCTTCCAATGTGTTGGGAACCATTGTGCCTGTTAAAGACCTCATTGCGGAAGCACATGCGGTTGGCGCAGTTGTTATTGTCGATGCGGCCCAAAGTGCTCCCCATCTGAGAATTGACGTTCAGGATCTTGACGCTGACTTCCTTGCCGTATCTGGCCACAAGATGTTGGGACCGACTGGGATAGGGTTTCTCTACGGCAAAGGAAAGCTGTTGGACGTGATGGAACCTTTCCAGCTTGGCGGAAGCATGATAGGTCTGGTAGACTACTACGAATCCAACTGGGCGGAAGTTCCGGCAAGGTTTGAGGCAGGGACGCCCAACATTGTGGGAGCCGTAGGATTGGCTGCAGCCATCGGCTACTTGACCGATCTGGGAATGGACAATGTAAGAAAGCATGAAGAAGATCTGCTGGCTTATGCCTGGGATCGTCTGGATCAGGTGGAAGGCATCCAAATGTATGGTCCACGGGAACCGAGGACCGGACTGATTGCTTTCAACATTGACGACACACATCCGCATGATGTATCAACGGTCCTGGATGCGGAGGGAGTGGCGGTTCGGGCAGGTCACCACTGCGCGCAACCCCTTCACAAATGGTTACGCGTTGCCGCAACCAATCGGGCCAGTTTCTATATCTACAACGATGAACAAGACATTGACCGTCTTGTCACTTCCCTCCAAAAAGTGAAGGAGTTGTTCGGTTATGTCACTCGATAG